One window from the genome of uncultured Cohaesibacter sp. encodes:
- a CDS encoding arsenate reductase ArsC, which produces MQNVLFLCSGNSARSLLAEALLAREGEGRFRAYSAGIEPREIPNPWALQLLEREGFDIGTFRCKTWKEFNTPFAPKMDQIITICEKAPEDLSSSWPGNPVTAQWTIPDPAAEVGDDKEMQLAFEEVYNQIADQVQRLVSLPLEEMDKDECEAALSELSQPSGRAKKVAGR; this is translated from the coding sequence ATGCAAAATGTCCTTTTCCTTTGCTCAGGAAATTCCGCTCGATCTCTGCTCGCCGAGGCCTTGTTGGCCCGCGAGGGCGAGGGGCGTTTCAGAGCCTATTCTGCCGGCATCGAACCGCGCGAGATTCCCAATCCCTGGGCCCTGCAATTGCTTGAGCGCGAAGGCTTCGATATCGGAACCTTTCGCTGCAAGACATGGAAGGAATTCAACACACCCTTCGCACCCAAGATGGACCAGATCATCACGATTTGCGAAAAAGCGCCCGAAGATCTGAGTTCCAGCTGGCCCGGTAATCCCGTTACCGCTCAATGGACCATCCCGGATCCCGCTGCCGAAGTGGGGGATGACAAGGAAATGCAGCTGGCATTTGAAGAAGTCTATAATCAGATTGCCGATCAGGTTCAGCGCCTTGTCTCACTACCTCTGGAAGAGATGGACAAGGACGAGTGCGAAGCAGCCCTGTCCGAACTCTCCCAGCCATCCGGGCGGGCAAAAAAAGTGGCTGGGCGCTGA
- a CDS encoding 4-(cytidine 5'-diphospho)-2-C-methyl-D-erythritol kinase, with product MISQPSNENALVLQAPAKVNLALHITGQREDGFHLLDSLVVFGGAADRLVFKPADRLHLSVSGPFAEGLRQEPDNLMVRAARLLADELHLPAKAELTLEKHLPISAGVGGGSSDAATTLLGLLRLWERTIKDEKLRVIALKLGADVPMCLEGSCLRATGIGDELSKGPRLPKDLGLVLINPRVPISTPGIFKKLKRKTNDSMGPIPSAFLSAVALADWLSDQRNDLQMAAIEQAPVIETVLQALVDDGDCLFARMSGSGATCFGLFQSIKHAEYAARRLTFTHPNWWVSYGGVT from the coding sequence ATGATCAGCCAGCCATCGAACGAAAATGCCCTTGTCCTGCAGGCCCCGGCCAAAGTGAATCTGGCGCTGCACATCACCGGGCAGCGCGAAGACGGGTTTCATCTGCTCGATTCTCTCGTGGTTTTTGGCGGTGCTGCGGACCGGCTGGTGTTTAAACCGGCAGACAGGCTTCATCTCTCGGTGAGCGGGCCATTCGCAGAGGGCCTCAGGCAAGAGCCGGACAATCTGATGGTCCGCGCTGCACGCCTGCTGGCCGATGAGCTTCATCTTCCGGCAAAGGCCGAGTTGACCCTCGAAAAGCATCTCCCGATTTCGGCGGGCGTGGGTGGCGGTTCGTCCGATGCGGCGACGACCCTTTTGGGCCTGTTGCGTCTGTGGGAGCGCACCATCAAGGACGAGAAACTCAGGGTCATTGCCCTCAAGCTTGGTGCTGACGTGCCGATGTGCCTTGAAGGTTCCTGCCTGCGAGCTACCGGTATCGGTGACGAACTGAGTAAAGGCCCCCGGCTGCCGAAGGATCTCGGGCTTGTGCTGATCAACCCTCGGGTGCCCATTTCCACCCCCGGCATCTTCAAGAAGCTCAAGCGCAAGACCAACGACTCCATGGGGCCCATACCCTCCGCCTTCCTTTCGGCGGTGGCGCTCGCGGACTGGCTCAGTGATCAGCGCAATGATCTGCAAATGGCCGCGATTGAACAGGCACCGGTGATCGAAACGGTTTTGCAGGCTCTCGTTGACGACGGTGACTGTCTCTTTGCCCGCATGTCTGGTTCCGGGGCCACCTGCTTCGGGCTCTTCCAGAGCATCAAACATGCGGAATATGCTGCGCGGCGGCTCACCTTCACCCATCCCAACTGGTGGGTGAGCTATGGCGGCGTGACCTGA
- a CDS encoding DUF3422 domain-containing protein: MPGSSGNYAKQALNHSLREPMIREMHARPFLKLKAPCRLAFIALKPEEDDGHTPEAARRQLIAFLDRFDAEHPHEGAVFHVVKLGDMTLKWENHSEFATYTLFTYAPKPEGLSPHSFATDLHAHFTMDWLKAYPGRIISSVSVRIEQARTQKVLEALMSSVVPDWFGSPTTSFAAAYVIDRSAAIAADFDLDHNGQIRLAVLACDTIGPGRIGRVVQRFLEIETYRAMSMLTLPAARAVMKDLRRINAELSETVEQMGDADETDKHALDALLRISAELSLLSSRSSFRFSAASAYEAIVLHRIDLLREERILGRQLVSEFMKRRYAPSMRTCESANSLLEDLTERAADAVELLGTRVSVTTAEQNRQLLSKMDARAAQQARLQETVEGISVVAITYYTVSLLSYLLSPLSKVMPVSKTMISAFLVVPVAAFVWISMHRLKEKLIRKPDKDRP; encoded by the coding sequence ATGCCCGGGTCGAGTGGGAACTATGCCAAGCAGGCGCTCAATCATTCGCTCAGAGAGCCGATGATCCGCGAGATGCATGCGCGCCCGTTTCTCAAGCTCAAGGCTCCCTGTCGCCTTGCCTTCATCGCGCTCAAGCCTGAGGAAGATGACGGCCATACGCCCGAGGCCGCCCGTCGTCAGCTCATCGCATTTCTCGACCGCTTTGACGCGGAGCATCCCCATGAGGGCGCGGTCTTTCATGTGGTCAAGCTCGGCGATATGACCCTGAAGTGGGAGAACCACTCAGAATTTGCCACCTACACCCTATTCACCTATGCCCCGAAGCCGGAAGGCCTGAGCCCGCACAGCTTCGCGACGGATCTTCACGCCCATTTCACGATGGATTGGCTGAAGGCCTATCCGGGCCGGATCATCTCCTCTGTCTCTGTGCGCATCGAGCAGGCCCGCACTCAGAAGGTGCTCGAGGCGCTGATGAGCTCTGTCGTCCCGGACTGGTTCGGCTCGCCCACCACGAGCTTTGCGGCGGCCTATGTCATTGATCGCTCCGCGGCCATCGCGGCGGATTTCGACCTTGACCACAACGGGCAGATCCGCCTTGCCGTACTCGCCTGTGACACCATCGGGCCGGGCCGGATCGGACGGGTGGTGCAGCGCTTCCTTGAAATCGAGACCTATCGCGCGATGTCGATGCTCACGCTGCCTGCAGCGCGTGCCGTGATGAAGGACCTGAGGCGGATCAACGCCGAGCTCAGTGAAACCGTTGAGCAAATGGGCGATGCGGACGAGACGGACAAGCACGCTCTGGACGCGCTTTTGCGGATTTCGGCAGAGCTCTCCCTGTTGTCTTCGCGCAGCTCGTTCCGCTTCAGCGCTGCCTCCGCCTATGAAGCGATTGTGCTTCATCGCATCGACCTTCTGCGCGAGGAGCGCATTCTGGGTCGTCAGCTGGTGTCTGAATTCATGAAGCGCCGCTACGCCCCCTCCATGCGCACCTGCGAGTCGGCCAATTCCCTGCTGGAGGATCTGACAGAGCGCGCGGCGGACGCAGTCGAGCTGTTGGGCACCCGCGTCTCGGTCACCACCGCGGAGCAGAACCGGCAACTGTTGTCCAAGATGGACGCACGCGCCGCTCAACAGGCCCGATTGCAGGAAACGGTCGAGGGCATTTCCGTGGTCGCGATCACCTATTACACAGTGAGTCTGCTGTCCTACCTTCTGTCGCCGTTGAGCAAGGTCATGCCTGTTAGCAAGACGATGATTTCCGCATTCCTGGTGGTTCCCGTTGCCGCATTCGTCTGGATTTCCATGCATCGACTGAAAGAAAAGCTCATTCGGAAGCCGGATAAGGACCGCCCCTGA